A stretch of DNA from bacterium:
AGCGAGGATCAGCGTTTGGATGCGAACCGCTCAGAAGCGAAACGTCGTCGCCTTCAAGACGTTCCTACGGACGCTGCTCCACGAGCTCGGCCATCATCTGGACTACGAGCTTCTCGAGCTCGAAGACAGCCTCCATACCGAGGGCTTCTTCAAGCGCGAGTCGAGCCTCTTTCACCAGCTCGTAGGGGGACACAGTACGTAACTAACCCCGGGGAACTGCTCAAAGCAGACCCCCAGGAGCCTGTATTACGTACTGTCTCCCTCAGCCGACCAGCCGCGCGATCGAGCGCGTCGGCAGCGACACCTTGATGTTCATCCCGTGGCCACGATGCTCGTTCACCTCGACGAGGAGGTAGCCACCCTCCTTCGCCACGCGCACATGGTCGAAGCCATCTTCAACCTCCACGAACGTCACGTCGGGACAATCTTCGATGACCGCGAGGATCTCGCGCAGCATCGGACCGTACTCGCCGAGCTCGACGTGAATGTCATCCAGAGCCATCTCGCCGGTCGCGAGAGCAGCATCCACCACGGCCATCGGCACAGGAATCGCCAGGTCCGGCCCGTTCGGGTTGTCGACTCGCACGGTCATCACGCCGCCGTAGGCGTAGACCGCCCCGACCAATACGACCCAACAGAGAACGCATAGACCGAAGGCTGAACCGAGGATCAGAAAGACCTTCTTGGTGGTTGTCATCATCGTGTCCTATCTGGCTTCCGGGGTCTCGTCGATCCAGACCCGCACGTTGTCGTCGCGATCTCGTACCGAGACCAGATCTCCTCCGCCACGCTTGGCCAGGGCCTGGACGGCAGCGGTGAAATCGATCTCGTCACCGGAGACGAGGGCGTCCACGACCTCGAGTGGTACCTGAACGTCGACCTTCTCGTCGCCGTCGTCATCGCGGACCTCGACAAAGACGAAGTCTTTCTCCTTCCAGACTCTGACCTTCTCTCCATCGTCCTCGGCGGTCACGAACGTCATATCAGGGCTGTTCTTGACCTCGGCCCAGATCTCGCGCAAGTCCTCGAGCTCCATGCCGTCATGGCCACGGTGATGATGCCAGCGCAGCTCGTCGTGCAGCGGAATCATCGGTAGCGCCTTCTCCGCCAGGGCCAGAGGCAGGTTCACTGTGACCTTGGCGCCGCCACCTTCGTCGACCGTCACGTGGAGCCACAGGCTGCTGGCCGCTCGAGCCGAACCGGCGATTGCCGTAAGGGCGAGCAGTAGAACGAATGCGCGGGATGTGCTTTCTCTCATGGGATTTGCCTCCACCGGGAGCTCGGTTAGGGAGTTTCTCTCGATCACTCCTACTAGGACGGGGACCGGCGGTGAAATGTTTCACCTCGTCTGAGGTCGAGACGAGCCCGACCTCAGCCCTCGCCGGCTCCGGCCCCGGGTCGCCTCAGATCGACTGTTGGGCCGTGCGTCCGACGAGTCGCGCGACAACGGCGGCGCGAGCGTCGAGCACCAGGCTGAACAGGGCGGGCACCAGAAACAGGGTAAAGACCGTGGACACGATCAGCCCGCCAACGACCACGCTCCCGAGCCCGCGGTAGAGCTCGGAACCGGCGCCCGGAGACAAAATCAGGGGCAGCATGCCGCAAACGCTGGTCGAGACGCTCATGAAGATCGGCCGGATCCGGTTGGCAACCGCGTCTCGAATCGCCCTGCGAGGCTCAATCTCGCCCGAGCGCATGTGCTCGAGCGATTGGTGGACGATCAGAATGGCGTTGTTGACCACCGTTCCCACGAGAATGATGAAGCCCAGCATGGTCAAGACGTCGAGCGGCTGCAGGGTGAACAGGTTCACCAGGCCCAGACCCAGAAAGCCACCGAGGGCGGCCAATGGGACACTGAACAGAATCACAAACGGATAGAGAAAGCTCTCGAACAGCGCGGCCATCAGGAGATAGGTGATGACGATGGCCAGCACGAAGTTGAACGACAGCGCACGAGCGGTCTGGGTGAGCTTGTCCGCGGTCCCCGTGAGCTGCGCCCGGTACAGGCCGCCGAGCCGTCCCTGGGCGCGCATCGGGCCGAGAATCTCACTCTCGATGGTCTCCATGGCCGCCTGCAGCGGAACTTCCTCTGGCGGCGTTACCTGAATGGTGATCGCGCGCTGCCGCTCCCGATGGGCGATTTGGGTGGGGCCGGTGCTCAACTCCACCCGGGCCACCGAGCCCACGGTCACCAGCTCGCCGGCCGGGGCGGCGATCGGCAGCTGATCCAGCAGATGGGTTCGGTACGGACCGTCGGCCTCGGCGATCACCCGTAGATCGATCTCCCGTCCCTGGTAGCGGTACTCGCTGGCCTTGGCCCCGTCCACTAGAACGTTGACCATCATGCCGAGATCACGGTTGGAAATGCCGAGCTCCGCGGCCCGGCGCCGGTCGGTAACCACGTGCACCTCCGGGTTCGCCAGATCCAGGCTCGGCACCGGCCGCGCCTGGGCGCCGGGGAGTTTGCCCATCACCTCGCCCAACACGCGGCCGCCACGGGCCACCAGCTCTTCGAGCTGCGGGCCCGTCAGCTCCACATCGATCGTGCGCCCGGCTCCGAAGCGCCTCTGGAACAGGCTGCTCTGGAAGACGTACGCGAACGAGCCCGGGAACTTCGAGCTGATGCCGTTGAACTCCGGCAGCAGCTCACGGACCCGCTCGGGTACCCGGGCGCTGATACCCATGAAGGCCTGATTGGCGAGTGCCACGAACCAGAAGGAACGCACACCGCCGCCCGGCAAGTCGCGCGTCTCCTCGGGGGCTTTTGTCCACAGCTCCGACAGAGCCTCGCGGTAGCTCTCCTTCAGCTTGGCCGTCTCCGCCAGGCTCTGCCCCGGTGGGGTCTGAATGATGCCGAAAAGCGAGTTCTGGTTGCCGGTCGGCAGGTACTCGGCCTTGGGCGCCAGCGCCACACTCAGGCCCAGCGCCGCCACCGTCAGACCGACCACGACACTCAGGCGGCGGCGCGTCGTGCCGCACAACCAGTACACCGTCTCGGTGACCCACCGGGAGAAGCGCTTGGCCGTCGGCGCCGGATCCCACCGGCCGCCAACCGGCTCGCCCCGCGTCTCCTCCTTGGTTCCCAAGATTCTCGCCGCCAGACTGGGAATCAACGTGATCGCGACAACGAGACTCAGTCCGACCGCGCAGCTGATGGCCAGCGCAATGTCCCGGAAGAGCTGACCCGCTTCTTCGCGAACGAACAGGATCGGAACAAAGACCGCGATTGTCGTAAGCGTGCTGGCGAGAACGGCACCCCAGACCTCCTTGGCGCCATCGTGCGCTGCGCGCATGCGCGCTTTGCCCATCTGCCTGTGGCGATAGATGTTCTCCAGCACGACAATCGAGTTGTCGACGACCATGCCGACCGCGAAAGCCATGCCGGCCAGGCTGATGACGTTGAGCGTGCGCCCGAACCAGGCCATCATGAGAAAGGTGCCGATGACGCTGATCGGAATCGCGATGGCGACGATCAACGTGCTGCTGGGGCTGCGCAGGAACACCATCAGCACCAGAATCGCCAGAATGCCGCCGACGATCAGGCTCTGCTGGACGAGGTCGATGGCACTATCGATGTACTCCGTCTCGTCGTACATCTGGACGACCTGCAGACCCCGATCCGCCAGAAGCTCACGATTGACGCGATCGGTGGCCTTGCGTATGCCGTCCATCACGGCCAGCACGTTGGACCCGACGGCCCGCACGGCGTTGAACGCGACGGTCTGCTGACCGAGGAGATATACCTCGGCGATCGATTTCGCGTGGCCGAGTCCGACGCGGGCGACGTCGCGCACGTAGACCGGCACGCCCCCGCGGAAGGCCACTACGATGTTCTCGACGTCCGAAGGCGAGGTGTACTCGCCCAGGGTGCGGACGACGTATCGGCTCTTGCCCTCGTCGAAGTCGCCGCCGGAGACGTTGCGATTCTCGCGGTCGAGCGCATTCACCAGCTCGGTGATCGTGATCTGCCGCGCGGCCAGCGCGGTCGCGTCGATGATGACCTGCAGCTCGCGCTCCTGACCGCCGAAGAAGTTGACCGAGCCAACCCCCGGAACACGCTCGTACTCGGGCTTGACGAAATCGTTGAAGTAGGTGAGAAGCTGACCGATCTCCCCCTCGTGGCTGCCCTCTTCGACCGGCAGGACAGCAAACCAGGCACTCGCCGAGACCCCCGAGCTCACCGTCTGAACGATCGGCTTCTCGGCGTTGAGCGGCGAGCTCTGCACCTGTTGAAGCCGGTTGGAGACCTTGAGCAGGGCGGAGTCGACCTCGGTGCCGGTCAGAAAGGTCAGCGTGATCGAGCCGAAGCTGTCCGAGCTCGAGCTCTCCATCTTGACCAGACCCTCCATCCCCTGGAGCTGCTCCTCCTGTTCGTCGACGATCTCCCTTTCGACTTCTTGAGGACTGGCGCCCGACCAGACCGTAACCACGCTGATCTCCGGTTCTTCGACCGTGGGGGTGAGCTGAACCGGGATCCTGAACAGGGCCAGCGAACCGAAGAGCACCAGCAGGATGGCCCCGACCGCGACCTTTACGGGATAGTGGATGGCGCCTTCGACGACCTTCAATCCCTGGGCACCTCCAAGGCCTCGGCTGCTACCGCCTGGCCGGGACGCAAGCGCTCGTTGCCCCGAATGATGACCGTGTCTCCGGCTGCGATACCGCCTTCGACGGCGATCCAGAGACCCGACGCCGAACCGGTGGTCACGGCCACCGGCTGCGCCGCTCCCTGCTCGTCGACCCGAAACACCCTGCGGCTGGTACCCTGGGAAACGAGCGCGTCCTTGGGGACCAGCACCGCGGTTTCGGGTGCACCGGCCGCGAAACGCG
This window harbors:
- a CDS encoding efflux RND transporter permease subunit, encoding MKVVEGAIHYPVKVAVGAILLVLFGSLALFRIPVQLTPTVEEPEISVVTVWSGASPQEVEREIVDEQEEQLQGMEGLVKMESSSSDSFGSITLTFLTGTEVDSALLKVSNRLQQVQSSPLNAEKPIVQTVSSGVSASAWFAVLPVEEGSHEGEIGQLLTYFNDFVKPEYERVPGVGSVNFFGGQERELQVIIDATALAARQITITELVNALDRENRNVSGGDFDEGKSRYVVRTLGEYTSPSDVENIVVAFRGGVPVYVRDVARVGLGHAKSIAEVYLLGQQTVAFNAVRAVGSNVLAVMDGIRKATDRVNRELLADRGLQVVQMYDETEYIDSAIDLVQQSLIVGGILAILVLMVFLRSPSSTLIVAIAIPISVIGTFLMMAWFGRTLNVISLAGMAFAVGMVVDNSIVVLENIYRHRQMGKARMRAAHDGAKEVWGAVLASTLTTIAVFVPILFVREEAGQLFRDIALAISCAVGLSLVVAITLIPSLAARILGTKEETRGEPVGGRWDPAPTAKRFSRWVTETVYWLCGTTRRRLSVVVGLTVAALGLSVALAPKAEYLPTGNQNSLFGIIQTPPGQSLAETAKLKESYREALSELWTKAPEETRDLPGGGVRSFWFVALANQAFMGISARVPERVRELLPEFNGISSKFPGSFAYVFQSSLFQRRFGAGRTIDVELTGPQLEELVARGGRVLGEVMGKLPGAQARPVPSLDLANPEVHVVTDRRRAAELGISNRDLGMMVNVLVDGAKASEYRYQGREIDLRVIAEADGPYRTHLLDQLPIAAPAGELVTVGSVARVELSTGPTQIAHRERQRAITIQVTPPEEVPLQAAMETIESEILGPMRAQGRLGGLYRAQLTGTADKLTQTARALSFNFVLAIVITYLLMAALFESFLYPFVILFSVPLAALGGFLGLGLVNLFTLQPLDVLTMLGFIILVGTVVNNAILIVHQSLEHMRSGEIEPRRAIRDAVANRIRPIFMSVSTSVCGMLPLILSPGAGSELYRGLGSVVVGGLIVSTVFTLFLVPALFSLVLDARAAVVARLVGRTAQQSI